In one window of Kitasatospora sp. MMS16-BH015 DNA:
- a CDS encoding ABC transporter substrate-binding protein, producing the protein MISRVLRTATALALLAGAAACSSSSGGSDPLGGSSASAGAGSASGKTVVVGSANFPENVLLASIYSQALKAKGVKVTEKFNIGSREVLYGQLESGALSVLPEYNGALLGYLDPKTTAAGTQAVNAALLQKLPATLAILDSAAAEDKDSLTVSQATADAKHLKSIADLAAAGPLTVGGPPEFKSRKEQQFKDAYGLTFKEWKPTGDTTANAIKDGTVDVGNVFTTDPKIVQLKLVTLEDPKNVFSSQNVTPLVNKSAVDATTTATLNAISGKLDTAGLTALMKRVAVDKEDPATVAKDWLKTNNLG; encoded by the coding sequence ATGATCTCCCGTGTGCTCCGTACCGCCACCGCCCTCGCCCTGCTGGCGGGCGCGGCGGCCTGCTCCTCGTCCTCGGGCGGCAGCGACCCGCTCGGCGGGAGCTCCGCCTCGGCCGGTGCCGGCTCCGCCTCCGGCAAGACCGTGGTGGTCGGCTCGGCCAACTTCCCCGAGAACGTGCTGCTGGCCTCGATCTACTCGCAGGCGCTCAAGGCCAAGGGCGTCAAGGTGACCGAGAAGTTCAACATCGGCAGCCGCGAGGTGCTCTACGGCCAGCTGGAGAGCGGCGCGCTGAGCGTGCTGCCCGAGTACAACGGCGCGCTGCTCGGCTACCTCGACCCGAAGACCACGGCCGCCGGCACCCAGGCCGTCAACGCCGCGCTGCTCCAGAAGCTGCCCGCGACGCTGGCCATCCTCGACTCGGCCGCCGCCGAGGACAAGGACTCGCTGACCGTCTCGCAGGCCACCGCCGACGCCAAGCACCTGAAGTCCATCGCCGACCTGGCCGCCGCCGGCCCGCTCACCGTGGGCGGCCCGCCGGAGTTCAAGTCCCGCAAGGAGCAGCAGTTCAAGGACGCCTACGGCCTGACCTTCAAGGAGTGGAAGCCCACCGGCGACACCACCGCCAACGCGATCAAGGACGGCACGGTGGACGTGGGCAACGTCTTCACCACCGACCCGAAGATCGTCCAGCTGAAGCTGGTCACCCTGGAGGACCCGAAGAACGTCTTCAGCTCGCAGAACGTCACCCCGCTGGTCAACAAGTCCGCCGTGGACGCGACCACCACCGCCACTCTCAACGCGATCTCCGGCAAGCTCGACACCGCCGGGCTGACCGCGCTGATGAAGCGCGTCGCGGTGGACAAGGAGGACCCGGCCACGGTGGCCAAGGACTGGCTGAAGACCAACAACCTGGGCTGA
- a CDS encoding ABC transporter permease has translation MNWLDWLNTFFTAPARQSGPDAITHRIAEHLAFSGEALLWSVLLAVPLGLLIGYTGRGAVAVTTLTGVARALPTLGLVTLTVLLAGVGSTAVLVPLVALAAPPLLVATVEGIRGTDPELRDAARGIGLTHRQVLFGVCLPAALPTLIAGLRTATVQVIATATVAAYVGLGGLGRYVIDGLATKDFPATVGGALLVVLLAVAAQLFFAALLRYGLPAGLRAQRAAARRG, from the coding sequence GTGAACTGGCTCGACTGGCTGAACACCTTCTTCACCGCCCCGGCCCGGCAGAGCGGCCCGGACGCGATCACCCACCGGATCGCCGAGCACCTGGCCTTCAGCGGCGAGGCGCTGCTCTGGTCGGTGCTGCTCGCCGTGCCGCTCGGGCTCTTGATCGGCTACACCGGGCGCGGCGCCGTCGCGGTGACCACGCTGACCGGGGTGGCCCGCGCGCTGCCCACCCTGGGCCTGGTCACGCTCACCGTGCTGCTGGCCGGGGTCGGCTCCACGGCGGTGCTCGTGCCGCTGGTGGCGCTGGCCGCCCCGCCGCTGCTGGTGGCCACCGTGGAGGGCATCCGGGGCACCGACCCCGAGCTGCGCGACGCGGCCCGGGGCATCGGCCTGACGCACCGTCAGGTCCTGTTCGGGGTCTGCCTCCCGGCCGCCCTGCCCACCCTGATCGCGGGCCTGCGCACCGCCACCGTCCAGGTGATCGCCACCGCCACGGTGGCCGCCTACGTGGGCCTCGGCGGCCTCGGCCGGTACGTGATCGACGGGTTGGCCACCAAGGACTTCCCCGCGACGGTCGGCGGCGCCCTGCTCGTGGTGCTGCTCGCCGTCGCCGCCCAGCTGTTCTTCGCGGCCCTGCTCCGCTACGGCCTCCCGGCCGGCCTGCGCGCCCAGCGCGCGGCCGCCCGCCGGGGCTGA